A genomic window from Scophthalmus maximus strain ysfricsl-2021 chromosome 17, ASM2237912v1, whole genome shotgun sequence includes:
- the rundc1 gene encoding RUN domain-containing protein 1 isoform X1 codes for MSTEELSASDSEAVVAGAGKRWAPVGAVASPEEEEQGRCGSAGRPTQRRSSSAAADGEMSARLRTLEDEQQLLNSSLLALTSHFAQVQFRLKQIVHAQSDDKERMLAELEEFAFRGCPHVVGCRAQDAAAAAAQPENSGDLTEREKRERLEAQREKQKDLIFQLKTQLDDLEHFAYQEGSYDSLPQSIVMERQKVIIDELIKKLDVNLNEDIGNLSPEELRQRVDAAIAQIVNPARVKEQLVDQLKTQIRDLEMFINFIQDEVGNPLLSDGNNQQPRATGANSRTPGVKRKVDPEQAQKMRETGLQLIQKALAVLQIFAASQFGCATGRVPPSMWPQDYAPQDYGPLLQRLEAAVDKVRVLGSYRRPSLEHVVNYTSNSSLGPRDELTASVRKELAIALKDLLAHGLFSPSQTMSLVLAPISCLLPYRPDPQTMHPWELFVKYYHSKNGKAFVETPARQLSQSFRLPLGGGPVTVTPKQSLLWAVHTVLKEHGRFKRGPDTEFKALVCMALNEQRLVSWLNLLCKSGTLIHPHYQAWSYMAQTGFEGALRILGRISHLKFNLPVDLAVRQLKNIKDAF; via the exons ATGTCCACAGAGGAGCTGTCGGCCTCGGACAGCGAGGCCGTCGTGGCCGGCGCCGGGAAGCGATGGGCTCCGGTGGGCGCCGTGGCCAgtcccgaggaggaggagcagggccGCTGCGGGAGCGCCGGCCGGCCGACGCAGAGGCGCTCGTCGTCGGCGGCCGCCGACGGGGAAATGTCCGCGCGGCTGCGGACGCTGGAGgacgagcagcagctgctgaactCCTCGCTGCTCGCGCTCACCTCGCACTTCGCGCAGGTCCAGTTCCGGCTGAAGCAGATCGTCCACGCGCAGAGCGACGACAAGGAGCGGATGCTCGCCGAGCTGGAGGAGTTCGCGTTCCGCGGCTGCCCGCACGTGGTGGGCTGCCGCGCGcaggacgccgccgccgccgccgcgcagcCGGAGAACTCG GGGGATCTG actgagagggagaagagggaacGCCTGGAGGCccagagggaaaaacagaagGATCTCATTTTCCAGCTGAAGACCCAGCTGGACGACCTGGAGCACTTTGCCTACCAGGAGGGCAGCTACGACTCGCTGCCGCAGTCCATTGTCATGGAGAGGCAGAAG GTCATCATCGACGAGTTGATCAAAAAGCTTGACGTGAACCTGAACGAGGACATCGGGAACCTGTCGCCCGAGGAGCTCAGGCAGAGAGTGGACGCAGCCATCGCTCAGATCGTGAACCCGGCCCGAGTCAAGGAGCAGCTGGTGGACCAGCTCAAGACCCAGATCAGGGACCTGGAGATGTTCATCAACTTCATCCAGG ACGAGGTGGGGAATCCTCTCTTGTCGGATGGAAACAACCAGCAGCCACGAGCGACAGGAGCCAACTCCAGGACTCCTGGGGTGAAGAGGAAAG TGGACCCCGAACAGGCGCAGAAGATGCGGGAGACGGGCCTGCAGCTGATCCAGAAGGCCCTCGCCGTGCTGCAGATCTTCGCCGCGAGCCAGTTTGGCTGCGCGACCGGACGCGTCCCCCCGAGCATGTGGCCCCAGGACTATGCGCCGCAGGACTACGGGCCCCTGCTGCAGCGGCTGGAGGCAGCCGTGGACAAAGTGCGAGTGCTGGGCTCGTACAGACGGCCGTCCCTCGAGCACGTCGTCAACTACACCAGCAACTCGTCCCTGGGGCCCCGGGACGAGCTGACGGCGTCCGTGCGCAAGGAGCTGGCGATCGCTCTCAAAGACTTGCTGGCCCACGGCCTCTTCTCGCCCTCTCAGACCATGAGCTTGGTGCTGGCGCCCATCTCCTGCCTGCTGCCGTACAGACCCGACCCGCAGACCATGCACCCGTGGGAACTCTTCGTCAAATACTACCACTCCAAAAACGGGAAGGCCTTTGTGGAGACGCCGGCCCGTCAGCTCTCGCAGTCCTTCAGGCTGCCGCTGGGCGGCGGCCCGGTGACCGTGACCCCTAAACAGTCCCTGCTGTGGGCCGTCCACACTGTGCTGAAGGAGCACGGACGCTTCAAGCGGGGGCCGGACACGGAGTTCAAAGCGCTGGTGTGCATGGCTCTGAACGAGCAGCGGCTGGTGTCGTGGCTCAACCTGCTGTGCAAGTCCGGCACCCTGATACACCCGCACTACCAGGCCTGGAGCTACATGGCCCAGACGGGCTTCGAGGGGGCCCTGCGCATCCTGGGCCGCATCAGCCACCTGAAGTTCAACCTCCCAGTGGACCTGGCCGTGCGGCAGCTCAAGAACATCAAGGACGCCTTCTGA
- the rundc1 gene encoding RUN domain-containing protein 1 isoform X2, with protein MSTEELSASDSEAVVAGAGKRWAPVGAVASPEEEEQGRCGSAGRPTQRRSSSAAADGEMSARLRTLEDEQQLLNSSLLALTSHFAQVQFRLKQIVHAQSDDKERMLAELEEFAFRGCPHVVGCRAQDAAAAAAQPENSTEREKRERLEAQREKQKDLIFQLKTQLDDLEHFAYQEGSYDSLPQSIVMERQKVIIDELIKKLDVNLNEDIGNLSPEELRQRVDAAIAQIVNPARVKEQLVDQLKTQIRDLEMFINFIQDEVGNPLLSDGNNQQPRATGANSRTPGVKRKVDPEQAQKMRETGLQLIQKALAVLQIFAASQFGCATGRVPPSMWPQDYAPQDYGPLLQRLEAAVDKVRVLGSYRRPSLEHVVNYTSNSSLGPRDELTASVRKELAIALKDLLAHGLFSPSQTMSLVLAPISCLLPYRPDPQTMHPWELFVKYYHSKNGKAFVETPARQLSQSFRLPLGGGPVTVTPKQSLLWAVHTVLKEHGRFKRGPDTEFKALVCMALNEQRLVSWLNLLCKSGTLIHPHYQAWSYMAQTGFEGALRILGRISHLKFNLPVDLAVRQLKNIKDAF; from the exons ATGTCCACAGAGGAGCTGTCGGCCTCGGACAGCGAGGCCGTCGTGGCCGGCGCCGGGAAGCGATGGGCTCCGGTGGGCGCCGTGGCCAgtcccgaggaggaggagcagggccGCTGCGGGAGCGCCGGCCGGCCGACGCAGAGGCGCTCGTCGTCGGCGGCCGCCGACGGGGAAATGTCCGCGCGGCTGCGGACGCTGGAGgacgagcagcagctgctgaactCCTCGCTGCTCGCGCTCACCTCGCACTTCGCGCAGGTCCAGTTCCGGCTGAAGCAGATCGTCCACGCGCAGAGCGACGACAAGGAGCGGATGCTCGCCGAGCTGGAGGAGTTCGCGTTCCGCGGCTGCCCGCACGTGGTGGGCTGCCGCGCGcaggacgccgccgccgccgccgcgcagcCGGAGAACTCG actgagagggagaagagggaacGCCTGGAGGCccagagggaaaaacagaagGATCTCATTTTCCAGCTGAAGACCCAGCTGGACGACCTGGAGCACTTTGCCTACCAGGAGGGCAGCTACGACTCGCTGCCGCAGTCCATTGTCATGGAGAGGCAGAAG GTCATCATCGACGAGTTGATCAAAAAGCTTGACGTGAACCTGAACGAGGACATCGGGAACCTGTCGCCCGAGGAGCTCAGGCAGAGAGTGGACGCAGCCATCGCTCAGATCGTGAACCCGGCCCGAGTCAAGGAGCAGCTGGTGGACCAGCTCAAGACCCAGATCAGGGACCTGGAGATGTTCATCAACTTCATCCAGG ACGAGGTGGGGAATCCTCTCTTGTCGGATGGAAACAACCAGCAGCCACGAGCGACAGGAGCCAACTCCAGGACTCCTGGGGTGAAGAGGAAAG TGGACCCCGAACAGGCGCAGAAGATGCGGGAGACGGGCCTGCAGCTGATCCAGAAGGCCCTCGCCGTGCTGCAGATCTTCGCCGCGAGCCAGTTTGGCTGCGCGACCGGACGCGTCCCCCCGAGCATGTGGCCCCAGGACTATGCGCCGCAGGACTACGGGCCCCTGCTGCAGCGGCTGGAGGCAGCCGTGGACAAAGTGCGAGTGCTGGGCTCGTACAGACGGCCGTCCCTCGAGCACGTCGTCAACTACACCAGCAACTCGTCCCTGGGGCCCCGGGACGAGCTGACGGCGTCCGTGCGCAAGGAGCTGGCGATCGCTCTCAAAGACTTGCTGGCCCACGGCCTCTTCTCGCCCTCTCAGACCATGAGCTTGGTGCTGGCGCCCATCTCCTGCCTGCTGCCGTACAGACCCGACCCGCAGACCATGCACCCGTGGGAACTCTTCGTCAAATACTACCACTCCAAAAACGGGAAGGCCTTTGTGGAGACGCCGGCCCGTCAGCTCTCGCAGTCCTTCAGGCTGCCGCTGGGCGGCGGCCCGGTGACCGTGACCCCTAAACAGTCCCTGCTGTGGGCCGTCCACACTGTGCTGAAGGAGCACGGACGCTTCAAGCGGGGGCCGGACACGGAGTTCAAAGCGCTGGTGTGCATGGCTCTGAACGAGCAGCGGCTGGTGTCGTGGCTCAACCTGCTGTGCAAGTCCGGCACCCTGATACACCCGCACTACCAGGCCTGGAGCTACATGGCCCAGACGGGCTTCGAGGGGGCCCTGCGCATCCTGGGCCGCATCAGCCACCTGAAGTTCAACCTCCCAGTGGACCTGGCCGTGCGGCAGCTCAAGAACATCAAGGACGCCTTCTGA
- the fkbp10a gene encoding peptidyl-prolyl cis-trans isomerase FKBP10 produces MDSLRRSALLLLVLRAAAVSRSGAEPLLDVAVDRFDLPRHCPRDVETGDFVRYHFNGTFFADGQKFDSSHDRGKAFVSQVGLGSLIAGMDRGLRGMCVNERRRITVPPHLAFGSVGTGGVIPADAVLVYDVLLLDIWNTEDKVEIRTLYKPKSCKRTTAASDFVRYHYNGTLLSGVAFDSSYSRNTTYDTYLGQGDLIKGMDEGLLGMCVGERRTVFVPPFLAYGEEGHGTLVPPQATLVFEVLLIDVFNPKDDLIVVVKEAPEGCARRTATGDYIRYHYNGTFQDGTAFDSSYQRNSTYNTYVGMGYVIRGMDKALQGLCMGEKRRITVPPHLAYGEDGVGELIPGSAVLVFDIHVIDFHNPKDPVEIKVTHKPQDCKVTSEADDLIQYRYNCSLMDGTLLYSSEQFDSPSTTTLGADQVILGLERGLGGMCAGERREVVVPPHWGHGEDGAGGVPGSAVLFFELELVQLQKGVPEGYMFVWLGDGPDPLFPAMDLNGDKEVPLEEFSSFIMIQVKEGNGRLRPGVDADSIIRDMFNNQDRNADGKIVEDELEQQEDEEVRRDEL; encoded by the exons ATGGATTCGCTGAGGAGATCCGCGCTTTTGCTGCTCGTCCTCCGCGCGGCCGCCGTCAGCCGCAGCGGCGCCGAGCCGTTGCTGGACGTCGCCGTGGACCGGTTCGATCTACCGCGACATTGTCCCCGGGACGTGGAGACGGGGGACTTCGTCCGATATCACTTCAACGGCACTTTCTTCGCGGACGGACAGAAGTTTGACTCCAG TCATGACCGAGGCAAAGCTTTCGTCAGCCAGGTCGGCCTGGGCAGCCTCATCGCGGGGATGGACCGCGGCCTCCGGGGCATGTGCGTCAACGAGCGCAGGAGGATCACGGTCCCCCCGCACTTGGCCTTCGGAAGCGTCGGAACAG GTGGCGTAATCCCCGCTGACGCCGTGCTGGTCTATGACGTTCTCCTGCTGGACATATGGAACACCGAGGACAAGGTCGAGATCCGCACACTGTACAAACCCAAGAGCTGCAAACGCACCACCGCCGCGTCGGATTTTGTCCGCTACCACTACAACGGCACCCTGCTGTCCGGCGTGGCCTTCGACTCCAG TTACTCGAGGAATACGACCTATGACACCTACCTGGGACAGGGCGACCTCATCAAAGGGATGGACGAGGGTCTCCTGGGCATGTGTGTCGGCGAGAGACGGACCGTCTTCGTCCCGCCCTTCCTGGCGTACGGAGAGGAAGGCCATG GAACTCTGGTGCCTCCGCAGGCCACGCTGGTGTTTGAGGTGCTGCTGATCGACGTGTTCAACCCCAAAGACGATCTGATCGTGGTGGTGAAGGAGGCGCCCGAAGGCTGCGCGCGCAGGACGGCGACCGGCGACTACATCCGCTACCACTACAACGGAACCTTCCAGGACGGCACGGCCTTCGACTCGAG CTACCAGCGGAACAGCACGTACAACACGTACGTCGGGATGGGATACGTGATCCGAGGGATGGACAAGGCACTGCAGGGGCTGTGCATGGGCGAGAAGAGGAGGATAACGGTCCCGCCTCACCTGGCGTATGGTGAAGACGGCGTTG GAGAACTCATTCCCGGCTCCGCTGTGCTGGTCTTTGACATCCACGTCATCGATTTCCACAACCCCAAGGACCCGGTGGAGATTAAAGTCACCCACAAGCCTCAGGACTGCAAAGTGACGAGCGAGGCCGACGACCTGATTCAGTATCGCTACAACTGCTCCCTGATGGACGGCACCCTGCTGTACTCCTC GGAACAGTTCGACTCGCCCTCCACCACGACGCTGGGAGCGGACCAGGTGATCCTCGGTCTGGAGAGGGGTTTAGGCGGCATGTGcgcgggggagaggagggaggtggtcGTTCCTCCCCACTGGGGGCACGGTGAAGACGGAG CCGGAGGAGTCCCCGGGAGCGCCGTGCTCTTCTTTGAGCTGGAGTTGGTGCAGCTGCAGAAGGGAGTGCCCGAGGGCTACATGTTCGTGTGGCTCGGAGACGGACCCGACCCCCTCTTTCCTGCCATGGACCTCAATGGGGACAAAGAGGTCCCTCTAGAGGAG TTTTCGTCCTTCATCATGATCCAAGTTAAAGAGGGCAACGGGCGGCTCCGGCCGGGGGTGGACGCCGACAGCATCATCAGGGACATGTTCAACAACCAGGACCGCAACGCAGACGGCAAGATCGTGGAAGAtgagctggagcagcaggaggacgaAGAAGTGAGACGAGATGAGCTTTAA
- the p3h4 gene encoding endoplasmic reticulum protein SC65 gives MLPRSLCPLALLVVVVVVVEAQYEKYSFRGFPLKDIMPLDSAYNYALEQYAAQKWGESVKYLELGLRLHRLLRDSESFCGRNCSAAARRDGAGDGDDTLLADSSLRVVRHILRRAACLKKCKAGFPVFNLSYPKRDLLETFEQRIPYRYIQYAYFQLNNMEKAVAAAHTFLKKNPADPYLTKNMDYYKTLVDVEEYLIDHEEQPYESVFLKSVTLYNSGDFSGSARNMEQAIAQYLEVYGLCLAGCEGSYEILEVKDFYPTLADLYTDVLKCKVKCQQHLTPNVGGFFVEKFVATMYHYLQFSYYKLNDAKNAAPCAASYVLFDPGDQVMQQNIAYYRFYREQWGLEDGDFHPRPEAQTYFNQTTKQKEMLQFALNYLQTDDEDVVSPEEAAGASRSENPDAEFEGMGDYEESFLSEWWQEPRTKWDTGEVAD, from the exons ATGCTCCCGAGAAGCCTGTGCCCTCTGGCcctcctggtggtggtggtggtggtggtggaggctcAGTACGAGAAGTACAGCTTCAGAGGCTTCCCCCTGAAGGACATCATGCCGCTGGACTCCGCGTACAACTACGCGCTGGAGCAGTACGCGGCGCAGAAGTGGGGCGAGAGCGTCAAGTACCTGGAGCTCGGCCTGCGGCTCCACCGGCTGCTGCGGGACAGCGAGTCGTTCTGCGGCCGCAACTGCAGCGCCGCGGCGCGTCGGGACGGCGCCGGCGACGGCGACGACACCCTGTTGGCCGACAGCAGCCTGCGCGTCGTGCGCCACATCCTCCGGAGAGCCGCGTGCCTCAAGAAGTGCAAGGCGGGGTTCCCGGTGTTCAACCTCTCGTACCCAAAGAGGGATCTGCTGGAGACGTTCGAGCAGCGGATACCGTACCGGTACATTCAGTACGCGTACTTCCAG CTCAATAACATGGAGAAGGCCGTGGCCGCAGCCCACACCTTCCTGAAGAAGAACCCGGCCGACCCCTACCTGACCAAGAACATGGACTACTACAAGACGCTGGTGGACGTGGAGGAATATCTCATCGACCACGAGGAGCAGCCGTACGAA AGTGTGTTCCTGAAGAGCGTGACGCTCTACAACAGCGGCGACTTCAGCGGCAGCGCGCGCAACATGGAGCAGGCCATCGCGCAGTACCTGGAGGTGTACGGCCTCTGCTTGGCCGGCTGCGAGGGCTCGTACGAGATCCTGGAGGTCAAAGACTTCTACCCCACACTGGCAG ACCTCTACACCGACGTGCTGAAGTGTAAGGTCAAATGTCAGCAGCACCTGACGCCGAACGTGGGCGGCTTCTTCGTGGAGAAGTTCGTGGCCACGATGTATCACTACCTCCAGTTCTCCTACTACAAAC TGAACGACGCGAAGAACGCCGCTCCGTGCGCGGCCAGCTACGTGCTGTTCGACCCCGGCGACCAGGTGATGCAGCAGAACATCGCGTACTACCGTTTCTACCGGGAGCAGTGGGGCCTCGAGGACGGCGACTTTCACCCGCGGCCG gaGGCCCAGACGTATTTTAACCAGACGACCAAACAGAAGGAGATGCTGCAGTTTGCACTGAACTACCTACAAACAGACGACGAG GACGTGGTGAGTCCAGAGGAAGCGGCGGGCGCCTCGCGCTCGGAGAACCCCGACGCCGAGTTCGAGGGCATGGGGGACTACGAGGAGTCCTTCCTGTCCGAGTGGTGGCAGGAGCCCAGGACGAAGTGGGACACCGGAGAGGTCGCAGACTGA